A region of Tunicatimonas pelagia DNA encodes the following proteins:
- a CDS encoding ThiF family adenylyltransferase: protein MSQQLINHSADLQKLLDHGLVMDIRNNFLFIHRVPYLTSSKKIKYGTLVSRLQLAGLRTQPHPEHTAYFAGDTPCKLNGQPLNIINNTNKQVIADGFQVNIYFSSKPKPNGYTDYYHKMMTYINMLSAPAKAIDDKVTERGKKMDLTNEDSVFNYADTNSNKPELIELTKKFHGQKIGIIGVGGTGSYILDLVTKTPVAEIHLFDGDWYYNNNAFRSPGAASMDDLMIPEKKVVYFQSIYSRMHKNIITHGDYLTETELDKLQQLTFVFINIDKGEIKKKIVKFLQSQKIPFVDSGIGVEIKNGALTGLIRNTTSSDAKSDHLWDSRYISYTENPDNEYDKNIQIAELNLLNAGFAVMKWKKLLGFYHDLTDEHNMFYRINANRILNDETRT, encoded by the coding sequence ATGTCACAGCAACTGATAAATCATAGCGCGGACCTTCAAAAGCTTTTGGATCACGGCTTAGTGATGGATATTAGAAACAATTTTTTATTTATCCACCGGGTGCCCTACTTGACTTCTTCCAAAAAAATTAAGTATGGCACCCTAGTTTCTAGGCTTCAATTAGCTGGTCTTAGAACCCAGCCACATCCAGAACATACAGCTTACTTTGCGGGAGACACTCCTTGCAAACTAAATGGTCAGCCCCTCAATATCATCAATAATACCAATAAGCAGGTTATTGCTGATGGCTTTCAGGTTAATATATACTTTTCAAGTAAACCGAAACCAAACGGATATACGGATTACTATCATAAGATGATGACGTATATCAATATGCTTTCTGCTCCGGCTAAAGCCATTGATGATAAGGTTACTGAGCGAGGTAAAAAAATGGATTTAACCAATGAGGATTCGGTATTCAATTACGCCGATACCAACTCTAACAAGCCTGAGCTAATTGAGCTGACAAAAAAATTCCACGGTCAAAAAATTGGCATCATTGGAGTTGGGGGTACCGGGTCCTACATTCTCGATCTTGTGACCAAAACACCTGTTGCTGAGATTCATTTGTTTGATGGAGACTGGTACTATAATAATAATGCTTTCCGATCTCCTGGAGCCGCTTCGATGGATGATTTGATGATTCCTGAGAAAAAGGTGGTATACTTTCAATCGATCTATTCTAGGATGCACAAAAACATCATCACTCACGGAGATTATTTAACTGAAACAGAACTTGATAAGCTTCAGCAATTAACGTTTGTCTTCATCAATATTGATAAGGGTGAAATCAAGAAAAAAATCGTAAAATTTCTTCAGTCACAAAAAATACCATTCGTTGATTCAGGTATCGGGGTAGAAATTAAGAATGGCGCGCTAACGGGTCTGATAAGAAATACGACTAGTTCGGACGCAAAAAGCGATCATTTGTGGGATAGTCGTTATATTTCTTATACGGAAAATCCTGATAACGAATATGATAAAAATATTCAGATTGCCGAGCTTAATCTCTTAAACGCCGGTTTTGCCGTGATGAAGTGGAAAAAATTACTTGGTTTTTATCACGATTTAACGGATGAGCACAATATGTTCTATCGTATCAATGCCAACAGAATCCTGAACGATGAAACTAGAACATAG
- a CDS encoding multiubiquitin domain-containing protein: METFHFRLNQEKFETTHYKISGEEVLKRGGLEPPTDYELLIKLNEKGFEPVQLNEQIDLREAGVEGFLAKPYKKLTISIDDQPVEIEECFSTPRKLLEKVGKNSESYFLNQMIEDREIGYRNDPNHKVSIRNGQKFYSYRLKQEITIYVNGTPEEWKSKTISFNEVVQLAFPKPPYSNVEYQVVYAEAQGNKEGTLAEGQEVKIKEGTQFDVTATDKS, from the coding sequence ATGGAAACATTTCATTTTAGACTGAACCAAGAAAAGTTTGAGACCACTCACTACAAAATATCTGGTGAAGAGGTCTTGAAAAGGGGTGGGCTTGAACCCCCGACAGATTACGAACTGCTAATAAAACTTAATGAAAAGGGGTTTGAGCCAGTGCAACTCAATGAACAGATTGATCTAAGAGAAGCAGGGGTTGAAGGTTTTTTAGCTAAGCCATACAAAAAATTGACCATATCGATAGATGATCAGCCTGTAGAAATTGAAGAATGCTTTTCTACTCCTAGAAAACTATTGGAGAAGGTCGGTAAAAACTCGGAAAGCTATTTCTTGAATCAAATGATTGAAGATCGCGAGATTGGCTATCGAAACGACCCTAATCACAAAGTAAGTATCAGGAATGGGCAAAAGTTCTATTCCTATCGCCTTAAACAAGAAATTACCATTTATGTGAACGGTACTCCCGAGGAATGGAAAAGCAAAACGATTTCATTTAATGAAGTAGTGCAACTTGCTTTTCCAAAGCCCCCTTACAGCAATGTTGAGTATCAGGTAGTTTATGCTGAAGCGCAGGGTAATAAGGAAGGAACACTTGCAGAAGGTCAAGAAGTAAAAATTAAAGAAGGAACACAATTCGATGTCACAGCAACTGATAAATCATAG
- a CDS encoding DUF6527 family protein, with amino-acid sequence MKLEHRFVEYIPKELDDEVLYISTRFKTVLHKCACGCGNKTVTPLSPTDWKLTFNGKSVSLYPSIGNWSFPCQSHYWVTENEVRWSTKWSDDEIEAGRANNRTRKKDYYTSKAGQDSESISKKEKAPWWKFKWLF; translated from the coding sequence ATGAAACTAGAACATAGGTTTGTAGAATATATCCCAAAAGAGTTAGACGATGAAGTATTGTATATATCAACTCGATTCAAGACAGTTCTACATAAGTGTGCCTGCGGGTGTGGGAATAAAACGGTAACCCCACTATCACCTACAGATTGGAAATTGACGTTCAACGGTAAATCAGTGTCACTTTATCCGTCGATTGGTAATTGGAGTTTTCCGTGCCAATCTCACTATTGGGTCACTGAAAATGAAGTTCGTTGGTCAACTAAATGGAGTGATGATGAAATTGAAGCTGGGAGAGCCAACAATAGAACTCGGAAAAAGGATTATTATACCTCAAAAGCAGGGCAAGATAGTGAGTCAATATCCAAGAAGGAAAAAGCACCTTGGTGGAAATTCAAGTGGTTGTTTTAA
- a CDS encoding DEAD/DEAH box helicase family protein, whose protein sequence is MAKKKKSNAQVEFPFYAYLRIFHEQERKAIYAAYDTLTRKFLRFNDPSGKNMTAYLRTPQFEALEMYVFLKEFLNNQPLYEVFADWYHRRGRFEGRSTTGVSEKGQTTMFGTQEFDSDSPEIFEQVYAQIKVLQQTYPNYIFALTMGLGKTVLMATCIFYEFLLSNKYPKDERYCHNALVFAPDKTVLQSLKEIQTFDKSLVVPPPYAQKLDTYLKFHFLDDTGISLNAIENSRFNIIISNTQKIILKKKSVPTASEQLFKDSPAIYQAKSLNKDFDDLYNFAIDSEQELITNQRFAKLTRLTGLGVYVDEAHHVFGNSLAKDLGITKSGKGLPATSLRLTINELSEHLKESGSQLVGCYNFTGTPYVGKRLLPEVVYAFGLKPAIDAGYLKKVTLEGYSNIKEQTEAFVGESVGQFWQRYGENRYEGMLPKMAFFASTVQELQQELRPAVEAALIERNIDTNRMLINVGDSSITTNDDLREFRNLDTPQSDKQFILLVNKGKEGWNCRSLFSVALHRTPKSKVFVLQATMRCLRAIGDYQEQARVFLSQDARAILEKELEDNFRMSLADLTSAGQPDNKVEVDVRVVPPPVKIKLKRLEKRYDRRRRPSSASVDFRLGDAPLEQYRITRSERDLANITQRLGPQEDVTHIKKRRNYSSYSLVAEVARYLNMKCLEVEQAVLASTPGIEALVEAVNEHNELLHDWVIPRLFDAYFEIMEFDHPEEHEVALVNEPASGYFRMRANPDLLVSQQQEEAQPWSSKSFHLDHYCFDSRPENDLFWRLLSEQQVRNVWFTGMLTHGQSDFRIHYVDPESSTVRSYYPDFLVQKEDSSYLMIEVKGDNMVDDQVVQAKARYAQQLATASQMGYTMVKGSEVGLFHF, encoded by the coding sequence ATGGCTAAGAAAAAAAAGAGCAACGCCCAAGTAGAGTTTCCCTTCTATGCCTATTTGAGAATTTTCCACGAGCAGGAGCGCAAAGCAATCTACGCTGCCTACGATACACTCACCCGGAAATTCTTACGTTTCAACGATCCCAGCGGCAAAAATATGACGGCCTACCTGCGTACCCCGCAGTTTGAGGCGTTGGAAATGTATGTGTTTTTGAAAGAGTTTCTGAATAATCAGCCACTCTACGAGGTGTTTGCCGACTGGTACCACCGGCGCGGCCGCTTTGAAGGCCGCTCTACTACCGGGGTAAGCGAAAAAGGCCAAACAACGATGTTTGGAACGCAGGAGTTTGATTCGGATAGCCCAGAAATTTTTGAGCAGGTGTACGCCCAGATCAAAGTGCTTCAGCAGACCTACCCCAACTATATTTTTGCCCTCACGATGGGACTGGGAAAAACCGTGCTCATGGCTACCTGCATCTTTTACGAGTTTCTACTCTCTAACAAGTATCCCAAAGATGAGCGTTATTGTCACAATGCGCTAGTATTCGCCCCGGATAAAACGGTACTCCAGTCGCTGAAGGAAATTCAAACCTTTGATAAAAGCCTGGTTGTTCCTCCCCCCTACGCGCAAAAGCTTGATACCTACCTGAAGTTTCACTTCTTAGATGACACGGGTATTTCCCTAAATGCCATTGAAAATTCCCGGTTTAACATCATTATTTCCAATACGCAAAAAATCATTCTGAAGAAAAAAAGTGTCCCTACCGCGTCAGAGCAATTATTCAAAGACTCCCCGGCAATTTATCAGGCCAAATCCCTCAACAAGGACTTTGACGATCTGTATAACTTTGCTATTGACAGCGAGCAGGAATTGATTACCAACCAACGGTTTGCCAAACTCACCCGCCTTACTGGGTTGGGAGTGTACGTAGATGAGGCCCATCATGTCTTTGGAAATTCTTTAGCCAAAGACCTGGGTATCACTAAATCCGGTAAGGGATTGCCGGCCACATCACTGCGGCTTACAATCAACGAGCTTTCGGAGCACTTAAAAGAATCGGGCAGCCAACTGGTGGGCTGTTATAACTTCACGGGAACCCCTTACGTGGGCAAGCGCCTGCTGCCGGAAGTAGTCTACGCATTCGGGTTAAAACCCGCCATTGACGCGGGTTACCTAAAGAAAGTGACCCTAGAGGGGTACAGTAACATCAAAGAACAAACGGAAGCCTTTGTGGGCGAATCGGTTGGGCAGTTTTGGCAGCGATACGGCGAAAACCGCTACGAGGGCATGCTACCCAAGATGGCTTTCTTTGCTTCCACGGTGCAAGAACTTCAGCAGGAGCTTCGCCCAGCGGTCGAGGCGGCCTTGATTGAGAGAAACATCGATACCAATCGTATGCTGATCAATGTGGGTGATTCATCGATTACAACCAACGACGATCTGCGGGAATTCCGTAACCTAGATACCCCGCAGTCAGATAAGCAGTTTATCCTGCTGGTTAACAAAGGGAAGGAGGGTTGGAATTGCCGCTCTTTATTTAGTGTTGCGTTGCACCGCACTCCCAAAAGTAAGGTCTTTGTCTTACAAGCCACCATGCGCTGCCTTCGGGCGATCGGGGATTACCAGGAGCAGGCAAGGGTTTTTCTTTCCCAGGATGCCCGGGCGATCCTAGAAAAGGAACTAGAAGACAACTTCCGGATGAGCCTAGCTGATTTGACTTCGGCAGGACAGCCTGATAATAAAGTAGAAGTAGATGTGCGCGTGGTTCCGCCCCCCGTAAAAATCAAACTGAAACGCTTAGAAAAGCGCTATGACCGTCGGCGCCGTCCTTCATCAGCATCCGTGGACTTCCGGCTGGGGGATGCCCCCCTAGAGCAGTACCGAATTACTCGCTCGGAACGGGACTTAGCCAACATTACGCAGCGATTAGGGCCCCAAGAGGATGTAACCCATATTAAAAAGAGGCGAAACTATTCATCGTATTCACTGGTGGCCGAAGTAGCCCGCTATCTCAATATGAAGTGTTTAGAAGTTGAGCAAGCGGTGCTAGCCTCTACCCCTGGCATAGAAGCTTTAGTAGAAGCAGTCAACGAACATAACGAACTACTTCATGATTGGGTTATCCCTCGCCTATTTGATGCATACTTTGAAATCATGGAGTTTGACCATCCCGAAGAGCACGAAGTAGCCCTCGTAAATGAGCCAGCGTCGGGGTACTTTAGAATGAGAGCGAATCCAGACTTACTGGTAAGCCAGCAGCAAGAAGAAGCCCAACCGTGGTCATCAAAATCTTTCCACCTAGATCATTACTGTTTTGATTCCCGTCCTGAAAATGATCTATTCTGGCGGCTTCTCTCCGAGCAGCAGGTACGCAACGTGTGGTTTACGGGTATGCTTACCCACGGCCAGTCAGATTTTAGGATTCACTACGTAGATCCTGAGTCGTCCACTGTGCGCTCATACTACCCAGACTTTTTGGTGCAAAAAGAAGACAGCAGTTACCTGATGATTGAAGTGAAGGGGGACAATATGGTAGACGATCAAGTAGTGCAGGCAAAGGCTCGCTACGCCCAGCAGTTAGCTACGGCTAGTCAGATGGGCTACACGATGGTGAAGGGCTCAGAGGTAGGGTTGTTTCACTTTTAA
- a CDS encoding ATP-dependent helicase, with protein MSHFPYDITQLEVDQAKKKAISHTDGPLLIIAGPGAGKTKTLVERIVHLLSRGVTPEQMLVATFTEKAAKELITRVSSRLWDLNVRINLNEMYIGTLHSIFLRILEDYREHTRLKRSYRLLDAFDQHYFVYQRINEFLTIEGADQLLGGHQRSSWYKSAEVIQLINKISEECLAVESLLQAEDLEVRILAQFYQRYCQQLEEENALDFSFIQVEILRLLEDQPKVLSELQERLRYFMVDEYQDTNTIQENILLLLSAASQNLCVVGDDDQGLYRFRGASIRNILEFKQNFPKGTCQQVTLSTNYRSHPDIIRFYNEWMQQINWQRGSQSFRYPKQIVPRNDTFPKVPTVLKLSSRSSEEDYFEEVYQFIRTLQQQGTLTDFNQLAFLFRSVRHPQVISLSHYLEERGIPVFSPRSKLFFERDEIQLLLGALVFIFPNLFEQLKWSNEAQLDVWKYYQQCKQRFAEAIRADPEKHQALLTWAQQRARAHLTLTGKTSYAFAALLYQLLEYPMFSELLSTELSANKTQLRASYNIALLTKLLYKFEYLHNVTVFTPENLEAILQNLFNRYLRFIIDGGIEEYEDFDEYAPSGCVSFMTIHQSKGLEFPVVVVDSLGSYPRKQHTSLDALLQNHYYHKPPFEPLDATKLFDFWRLYYTAFSRPQNLLLLTAHEQFNQNGSFRAPSKYFFPQYDKLPSWRDERFDPSQIELASVKPIHLKHEYSFTSHILLYENCPLQYKFYKELEFTEVRTGGVLGGTLLHQTIEDIHKAVLRGEVASLTDEKITSWYNTNYQLLVKQQRTYLHQGQQIALLRQVLNYRDRNAHRWDQIVEAEVDVSLVKENYILKGAIDLIRGENDTVEIVDFKSGDKPDVNATDELTRKQLNQYRRQLEIYAHLVEERTGHRVSRMHLYYPKEESGNPYVSFAKQKDTIDQTITTFDEVVRRIEHQDYSMKHITKSEKLCGSCDMRYHCNPKQYS; from the coding sequence ATGTCCCACTTCCCCTACGATATTACCCAACTGGAAGTTGATCAGGCCAAGAAAAAAGCCATCAGCCATACGGATGGCCCCCTACTCATCATCGCAGGTCCTGGGGCAGGCAAAACCAAGACCTTAGTAGAGCGCATCGTGCACTTACTTTCACGGGGGGTAACCCCCGAACAAATGCTCGTAGCCACTTTCACTGAGAAAGCGGCCAAGGAACTTATCACACGGGTTTCCAGCCGTCTTTGGGATCTTAACGTTCGGATCAATCTTAATGAGATGTACATCGGGACCCTACATAGCATCTTCTTACGAATCCTAGAAGACTATCGGGAGCATACCCGGTTGAAGCGCAGTTATCGGTTACTGGACGCTTTTGACCAGCATTACTTTGTCTACCAACGCATCAATGAGTTTTTGACTATCGAGGGCGCGGATCAGTTACTGGGCGGGCACCAACGCTCTTCTTGGTACAAATCGGCGGAAGTAATTCAGCTCATCAATAAGATTAGTGAGGAGTGTTTGGCCGTGGAGAGCTTACTTCAGGCTGAGGATCTCGAGGTGCGAATCTTAGCGCAATTCTACCAGCGCTACTGCCAGCAGCTAGAAGAAGAAAATGCCTTAGACTTCTCTTTCATTCAAGTTGAAATTCTGCGCTTACTGGAAGACCAACCGAAGGTGCTTTCTGAGCTTCAAGAGCGGCTGCGCTACTTTATGGTAGATGAGTACCAGGATACCAATACGATCCAGGAGAATATTTTACTACTGCTTTCGGCAGCTTCCCAAAACCTGTGTGTGGTGGGTGATGATGATCAGGGACTCTACCGTTTTCGAGGGGCGAGCATTCGCAATATCTTGGAGTTTAAACAGAACTTTCCAAAAGGCACCTGCCAGCAGGTAACGCTTTCTACTAATTACCGCTCCCACCCGGATATTATCCGCTTTTATAATGAGTGGATGCAACAAATTAACTGGCAACGAGGGAGCCAATCATTTCGCTACCCTAAACAGATTGTTCCCCGAAATGATACCTTTCCTAAGGTGCCAACGGTTTTAAAACTATCCAGTCGTAGTAGCGAGGAAGACTATTTTGAGGAGGTCTATCAGTTCATCCGAACTTTACAGCAGCAAGGTACGCTGACGGACTTTAACCAACTGGCTTTTCTGTTCCGCTCGGTTCGCCATCCGCAGGTAATCTCCCTCTCCCACTACCTGGAGGAGCGGGGTATTCCGGTTTTTTCCCCCCGATCTAAGCTCTTTTTTGAGCGTGATGAAATACAGCTTCTATTGGGGGCGCTGGTATTTATCTTTCCCAACCTCTTTGAGCAGCTCAAGTGGTCAAACGAAGCCCAATTGGACGTTTGGAAGTACTATCAGCAGTGTAAACAACGTTTTGCCGAAGCAATCCGGGCTGATCCCGAAAAACACCAAGCCTTACTAACATGGGCGCAGCAGCGGGCCCGGGCGCACCTAACCCTGACTGGAAAAACTTCTTACGCCTTTGCTGCCCTTCTCTATCAGCTACTGGAGTATCCGATGTTCAGCGAGTTGCTCTCTACCGAGCTATCGGCCAATAAAACCCAGCTAAGGGCATCGTACAATATTGCCCTATTGACCAAACTACTCTACAAATTTGAATACCTGCATAATGTAACGGTTTTCACCCCTGAGAACCTAGAAGCCATTCTGCAAAACTTATTTAACCGCTATCTTCGGTTCATCATTGATGGGGGTATTGAAGAATACGAAGACTTTGATGAGTATGCCCCCTCGGGTTGTGTTTCGTTTATGACAATCCACCAGTCTAAAGGCCTGGAGTTTCCGGTTGTTGTGGTAGATTCGCTCGGTTCGTACCCGCGAAAGCAGCACACTTCGCTGGATGCCCTACTGCAAAACCACTACTACCATAAGCCGCCCTTTGAGCCACTGGACGCTACCAAACTGTTTGACTTTTGGCGGCTCTACTACACGGCCTTCTCCCGGCCTCAAAACCTTCTGCTGCTAACAGCCCACGAACAATTCAATCAGAATGGCTCCTTTCGAGCCCCATCCAAGTATTTCTTTCCTCAGTACGATAAACTTCCCTCCTGGCGGGATGAGCGCTTTGACCCTTCTCAAATTGAACTAGCTTCGGTTAAGCCGATTCATCTGAAGCACGAGTACTCGTTTACTTCGCACATTTTGCTCTACGAGAATTGCCCTTTGCAGTATAAGTTCTACAAAGAGCTAGAGTTTACTGAGGTACGTACCGGGGGAGTACTTGGGGGAACATTGCTTCACCAAACCATTGAGGATATTCACAAGGCGGTACTGCGGGGAGAAGTAGCTAGCTTGACGGATGAGAAGATTACCTCCTGGTACAACACTAACTACCAGCTTTTGGTAAAACAGCAGCGTACCTACTTACACCAAGGGCAGCAGATCGCTTTACTACGGCAAGTACTCAATTACCGCGACCGCAACGCCCACCGGTGGGACCAAATTGTGGAAGCGGAAGTGGACGTTTCGCTAGTGAAAGAAAACTATATCCTGAAGGGGGCAATTGATCTGATTCGGGGGGAAAATGATACGGTAGAAATTGTAGATTTTAAATCGGGTGATAAACCGGATGTGAATGCCACCGACGAGCTGACCCGTAAGCAATTGAACCAGTACCGCAGGCAACTAGAAATCTACGCCCACCTGGTAGAAGAGCGCACGGGCCATCGGGTGAGCCGAATGCATTTGTACTATCCTAAAGAAGAGAGCGGTAATCCCTACGTGAGCTTTGCCAAGCAGAAGGATACGATTGACCAAACAATCACTACGTTTGATGAGGTGGTACGCCGGATAGAGCACCAGGATTACTCCATGAAACATATTACCAAGAGCGAAAAACTTTGCGGAAGCTGTGATATGCGTTATCATTGCAATCCCAAACAGTATTCGTAA
- a CDS encoding site-specific DNA-methyltransferase translates to MSEQTSLNVQAAKKLATVEAYEFEPIKGYPMLRWKGKRPFTSTQYYPAQHKESHGEEVDGWINRIYWGDNLQVMSHLLKEFRGKVDLIYIDPPFDSKADYKKVIKSRGSSISNDLGAFEEKQYTDIWSNDDYLQFIYERLILLKELLSSNGVIFFHCDSSRGHYLRCILDEIFGTNSFINSLVWQRSHAHGDTGQGAKHFGRVLDSIYIYAKSSDFEFNPQYKPYSDKIISRDYKYVEEETGERYRLMPVDGPGGAAKGNPYYEFLGVKNFFRYSQQRMKELYDKGEIVLSSTGKTLHRKRYLKDAKGTPVTELWNDLNRVSPTSNERLDYPTQKPEALLDRVLRTCSSPGDLVFDCFMGSGTTQAVAMKLGRRFIGADINMGAIQTTTKRLIHVAQEIRQKPPELNLSTEGKEDTPATFYTGFSVHNVNHYDVFRNPLEAKELLIQALEIQPLPGNTIYDGEKDGRMVKIMPFDRIATRADLNPLISGLNYRKLEKQEQQSPGSAVEHLLLVCMGHEPDLAAYLQKEVGFKLDIEVVDILRDKANLEFKRDAEADITVEDGQLTIRAFYPMNLLQKLSLMKENVEDWRELTESVMVDFNYDGGVFEPSIVDIPGKDELVKGTYPVPESAGTIRVKITDLLSESLEQELNG, encoded by the coding sequence ATGAGCGAACAAACTTCCTTAAATGTTCAAGCTGCTAAGAAACTAGCTACCGTAGAGGCCTATGAGTTTGAGCCGATCAAAGGCTATCCAATGCTCCGCTGGAAGGGTAAACGTCCGTTTACTTCTACCCAGTATTACCCCGCCCAGCATAAAGAAAGCCACGGAGAAGAGGTGGATGGCTGGATAAACCGTATTTACTGGGGGGATAATCTTCAGGTGATGAGCCACCTATTGAAAGAGTTTAGGGGAAAAGTAGACCTCATCTACATTGATCCACCTTTTGATAGTAAGGCAGATTATAAGAAAGTCATTAAATCTAGGGGAAGTAGTATTTCGAATGATTTAGGGGCGTTTGAAGAGAAACAATATACGGATATATGGAGCAATGATGATTATCTTCAATTTATCTACGAGCGTCTCATCTTATTGAAAGAATTACTTTCTAGCAATGGGGTGATATTTTTTCACTGCGATTCAAGTCGGGGTCATTACCTAAGGTGCATTTTAGATGAAATATTTGGCACCAATAGCTTTATAAACTCATTGGTTTGGCAAAGGTCCCATGCTCATGGCGATACTGGACAGGGGGCTAAGCACTTCGGACGAGTACTAGATTCAATTTACATATACGCAAAATCATCCGACTTTGAGTTTAATCCACAATACAAGCCATATTCTGATAAGATTATCAGCAGGGACTATAAGTACGTGGAAGAAGAAACTGGTGAGAGATATCGCCTCATGCCTGTCGACGGACCTGGTGGTGCGGCAAAAGGAAATCCATATTATGAGTTTTTAGGAGTAAAGAATTTCTTTCGCTACTCTCAACAAAGAATGAAAGAATTATACGATAAAGGTGAAATCGTATTATCCTCTACTGGAAAAACTCTTCATAGAAAAAGGTACCTTAAGGATGCCAAAGGAACACCAGTTACAGAGTTGTGGAACGACTTAAACAGGGTAAGTCCAACGTCAAATGAAAGATTAGATTATCCAACACAAAAACCAGAAGCACTGCTTGATAGAGTACTTAGAACTTGTTCAAGCCCTGGTGATCTAGTTTTTGATTGCTTTATGGGTTCGGGTACCACGCAGGCGGTAGCGATGAAGCTAGGCCGTCGATTTATTGGGGCTGATATTAACATGGGGGCCATTCAAACGACGACGAAACGTTTGATTCATGTAGCCCAGGAAATCCGGCAAAAACCGCCAGAACTCAATTTATCTACCGAAGGCAAAGAAGATACTCCCGCAACCTTCTATACGGGTTTTTCGGTGCATAATGTCAATCACTACGATGTGTTCCGCAATCCGCTGGAGGCTAAAGAACTCCTGATTCAAGCCTTAGAAATCCAGCCATTACCGGGTAATACTATTTACGACGGTGAGAAAGACGGGCGTATGGTGAAGATCATGCCCTTTGACCGGATTGCTACGCGGGCGGACCTGAATCCGCTTATTTCCGGACTTAATTACCGGAAATTGGAAAAGCAAGAACAGCAAAGCCCCGGTAGCGCAGTAGAGCACCTATTGCTGGTTTGTATGGGCCACGAACCGGACCTGGCCGCCTACCTTCAAAAAGAAGTGGGCTTTAAGCTAGACATCGAGGTAGTCGATATTTTGCGTGACAAAGCCAACCTAGAGTTCAAGCGGGATGCCGAGGCTGATATAACCGTAGAAGATGGTCAACTGACGATCCGCGCCTTCTACCCCATGAATTTGCTTCAAAAGCTCTCGCTAATGAAAGAGAACGTTGAAGATTGGCGAGAGCTGACCGAATCCGTCATGGTGGATTTTAACTACGACGGCGGGGTGTTCGAGCCCTCTATTGTAGACATACCGGGCAAAGATGAGCTGGTCAAAGGAACCTATCCCGTGCCCGAGAGTGCCGGCACCATCCGGGTTAAAATTACCGATCTGCTATCCGAATCACTAGAACAGGAACTCAATGGCTAA